GCGCCTGGCATCGATCCGATACCGCCACAGGCCCGTCGGAACCTTTGGGACGGCGGACAGTACCAGCCGCAGCGCCGCGGAGGTGCCCACGTTGAGCGCGATGCGCCCCGGCCCCGCGGCGTCGGACCCCAGATTCGAGCAGGCCCCGTCGCCCCAGCCCGGGAACCACGGCACGCGCGCAAGCGCGGGCCAGCGGGCCGCCCACTCCGGCGTGAGACCGGGCGCGGGCGTGTCGTCCACGGCGGGCAGGCGCGCGGCGTCGACCGCGCTCTCGGCAAGGAGCGGAGCATCCCACGCCACGCGGTCCTGATCGAAGATGCCGGTGCCCGACGCCATGGACACGCTCGCGCGGAGCACGCCGGTGAGTCGCCACAGGAGATACTCGGCGAAGCCGCACCACACGGCCGCGCGCGCGAACAGGCCGGCGTGCCGCTCGCGCAGCCACCGGAAGCGGGCCGGGTAGTAGGAGGCATGCAGGAGGGCGCCGGTGCGCGCGTGCACCGCCGCCCCGTCGAGGCGTGCGCGCAGCGCCGCCGCCGCCTCGGCGCTGCGCGTGTCCGCCCAGGTGAGCACAGGCAGCAGCGGGCGCCGCGCGTCGTCGAGGGCGAGCAGACTGTGCCAGAACACCGACGCGCCCACGCCGGCGATCTCGCGGGCGCGCGCGCCCGCGCCGGCGAGCGCCTGATCCACCGCGGAGGCCACCGCGTCCATCAGCGCCTCCGCCTCGAGCACGACCCCGCCGTCTGGCGCCACGCGCGCGGCGTAGGTCACGCGGCCCTCCGCCTCGGGCAGGGGCCGGCCCTCCGCATCGAAGCACGCCGCGCGCGTCGAGCTGGTGCCGACGTCCAGCGCCATCACGAGCATGTTGGGGTATATTCAACTACACAAACCCGAACGCCGGGGGATAACCATGACCATGATCCGGGTGCTGAGCCCGCAGGGCGAGATGCGAAGGGCCGGCCAGAGCCTGCCCGCGCTGCCCGCGAGCTTCCGCGGGCTCACCGTGGGCTTTCTCGACAACAAGAAGCACAACTTCGATCGGCTCGCCGCCGAGATGGGCGAGCTGATGAAGGAGCGCTGGGGCGTCGCCCGCGTCGTGCACCGTCAGAAGGCCAATGCGGCCACGCCCGCCGCGCCGGAGATCGTGGAGACGCTGGCGAAGGAGTGCGACGTCGTCTTCGCCGGATCCGCGGACTGAGGGTCCTGCACGTCGTGGAGTCTCCACGACTCGCTGGAAGTGGCCAAGCAGGGGACGCCGGCCGGGCTCATCTCGACCACGGTGTTCCAGAAGCTCGCACTCTCGGAGATGACGGCGCTTGGCGCCACCACGCTGCCGCTGCTCGTCGTGCAGCATCCCCTCGGCGGCGAGAAGCCGGAGGGGGTGAGCCGGCGCGCCGCCCAGGCGATGGAGCAGCTGGGTAGTCTCCTGAGCGCCCCGTGAGTCAGACCGACACCCTGCCGCGCGAGCTGGAGGTCGACGAAGACGCGGTCTACGACGAGTTCGTCCGTCGCGGCTGGTGCGACGGGCTGCCCTTCGTGCCGCCCACGCCGGAGCGGGTGCGCGCGATGGTGGCGGCGGGCACGGTGGATCCCGCGCGCTCGTTCGGTCTCATGCCGCCGCTCTGGCGCGACTGTACGGTGGAGAAGATCGCCGTCAACGCGGTGATGGCGGGCTGTCTCCCCGAGTACTTCCCGGTGGTGCTCGCCGCGGTGCAGGCGATCCTGGATCCCGCGTTCAACCTCTACGGGGTGCAGGCGACCACGCATCCCGTGGCCCCGCTCCTCATCCTGAACGGGCCCGTCGCCGCGACCATCGGCATGCACGCGGGCTCGGGCTGCTTCGGCCCGGGTTTTCGCCCCAACGCGACCATCGGCCGCGCCATCCGGCTCGTCTTGATGAACGTGGGCGGCGGCTGGCCGGGCCGTCACGACATGGCCACCCAGGGCAGCCCGGCCAAGTTCTCGTTCGCGATCGCGGAGGCGGAGGCGGCGAGCCCGTGGGCGCCGCTCCACGTCAGCCGCGGCTTCGCCGCGGAGCAGAGCGTGGTCACGATGTTCGGCGGCGAGGCGCCGCACAACGTCAACGACCACGTGGGCACCACCGCCGCGGGGATCCTCAACAACGTGGCCGACACCGCGGCCACGCTGGGCTCGAACGTCGGTTGGTACTTCTCGCAGAGCCAGCTCCTCGTCGTGCTCGGGCCCGAGCATGCCGCGACGATCGCGAGCGATGGATTCACAAGAGAAGACGTCCAGCGCTTCGTGTTCGAGCACGCGCGGATGCCCCTCGGGCGGCTCAAGCTCGGCGGCATGTACGGGATCCACGACTGGCCGCTCTGGATGCAGAAGGTGAGCGACGACACCACCATGCTGCCGCTGGTCCCCGCGGTGGAGGACGTCTACGTGATGGTGGCGGGCGGGCCGGGGAAGCACTCCGCGGTCGTGCCCAACTGCACCTTCAGCCGCGCGGTATCGCGCGTGGTGGAGCCGGCGCCCTAGCCGGAGCGGAGCGGCCGCGCTGCGCGCGCGCATCATCGGCTGGACGCTGATCGGCCTGGCGCTGGCCGTCAGCGCGGTCGCGACGGTCGACGCGCGGCGCTCGATCGGCCTGACGTATCCCGGGTTCGGCGTGATGGAGCTGCTCTACGTGGCCCCGGGCGGGGTCACCAAGGGCGACCTCGCGCCGTTCGATCACATCCACGCCGTCAACGACCGGCCGGTGGCCACCGGCCACGAGCTGCAGGCCGAGGTGCGCCGCCATTCCCCGGGCACGCCCATCCGCTATCTCGTGAGCCGCCGCGGCCAGATGCTCGAGGTGACCTCGCCGAGCCGCGCCATCACCACCCGCGACTTCCGTCGCTACCTCTTCGATGCGCTTCTGCCCTCGCTGCTCTACCTCGGGCTGGGCGCGGTGGTCCTCGCCCTGCGGCCGGACGCGCGCGAGACGCGGGTCTTCCTCTTCTTCTGCCTCACGTGGTTCTGCACCGCGGGGCTCTTCATCGACTCGTGGATCACGTACCGCTTCAGCCTCCTCTTCCTCACCGCCTGGGCCTTCGCGCCCGCCGCCTATCTGCACATCGCCCTTCGCTTCCCGCGGACCCGGCCCATCGTCCACCGGTGGAAGCACCTGATCGGCGCGTGCTATCTCGTGTCGGCGATCTTCGCCGTCGCCATCCACGTCCCCGTGGGGTGGGTGGGTCTGCTCGTCCCCACGCTCGCGGCGGCGTACTGGGCGGTGGCCCTGCTGCTCCTCACCCTCGCGCTCCTCGATTCCGCGCGCCGGGGCGGGACCGCGCTCGTCCGCCAGCGCGCCCGCGTGCTCGCGGTGGGGTTCCTGTGCGGTCCGCTCGTCCCGGTGATCGCGACCGCGTTCGAGGTGGTCGCGGGTCGGACGGTGCCGTACCTCGAGCATCTCTGGCGGCTGAACTTCCTGTTCCCGGTGGCCGTCGCCTACGCGATGATCCGCTACGACCTCTTCGATCTCCGCTCGGTCATCCGCACCAGCACGGTGTACGCCGCGGTCACCGGCGTGGTGGTGGCGCTCTACGCCGGCTCCATCGCCTCGGTGGATCTCGTGCTCGCCAGCCTCGGCATGGGCGAATCCAAGCTCGTGCCCGCGCTCGTGATCGCGCTGGCGGTGGTGCTGCTGCTCAACCCCGTGTACCGGCGGACGCAGGCTCTCGTCGACCGCCTCTTCTTCCCGGAGCGGCTGGACGTGCAGCGCACGATCGAGCGGGTGGCGGACTCCATGACCACCCAGCTCGATCTCAGCCGCATCGTGCTCGTGATCAACGAGACCATCGATGCGCTGCTGCGGCCTCAGGGCCACGCCCTCTTGATCTTCGACGAGGCGGCGGGGGCCTACCGGCCCATGGGCGCGGACCGTGGCGCCTTCCTGGCGCTGCCCGCGGAAGCCCCGCTCGTGCGCCTCCTCGCGCGGCGGCCCCTGCCGATCACCCGGGAGCGGCTCGCCGAGGATCCCTCGCTGCAGGACACGCGCGAGGAATGTCTCGCCGCCCTCGAGGACCTGGGCGCCGCCCTGGTGGTGCCGGTGACCTTTCGCGAGCGCGTCACCGGGCTCCTCTGCCTGGGGCCGCGCCGCGGAGGGAACGCCTACACCAGCGAGGACCTCCGGCTCACCCGCTTCCTCGCCAACCAGAGCGCGGTGGCGCTGGAGAACGCCAAGGCCTATACCGCCCTCGAGGTCGCCAACACCGAGCTGCAGTCGGCGCTGCGGCGGGTGCAGATCCTCGAGTCGATCCGAGCCAACCTCGCCAAGTTCGTCCCGCGCACCGTCCAGGACCTGATCGAGCAGGCCCCGGACGCGCCCCTGCTCGACAAGCGCGAGATCGACGTGAGCGTGCTCTTCGTGGACATCGCGGGCTACACGCGCTTGAGCGAGCGCTTCGATCTCGCGCGCGTGAACGAGCTGGTCGAGCGCTATTTCGGCGCGTTCCTCGACGAGATCCTGCGCCACGGCGGCGACGTCAACGAGACGGCGGGCGACGGCCTCATGGTGATCTTCCGTGGGGAGGATCCCCTCACCCATGCGCGCGCCGCGGTGCTCGCCGCGGAGGGTGTGCTGCGGCGGGCGCACGCGATCAACGGCGAGATCGCGGAGCTGACCGAACCCATCCGCCTCCACGTGGGGGTCAACTCGGGCACGGCGGCGGTGGGCGCCACCAAGATCGAGGGCACCGCGGGCACCCGGTGGACCTACACCGCGTCCGGTCCCGTGACCAATCTGGCCGCGCGGCTCGCCGCCCTCGGCGAGGGCGACACGGTGATGGTGGGCAGCGAGACCGCCCGTCGGCTCGCGGGCCGCCTCGTCATGCAGGACTGGGGCGAGCGCCGTCTCAAGAATGTCGAGGGGCCCGTGCGCGTCTACGCCCTGGCCGTCGCGGCCACCGCGGCGAGCGCCGCGCCCTAGCCCGGCGCGGCAGCGGCGAGCAGGCCCAGGGCGCCCAGGAGGAGCGCGGCGCCCAGCACCCCGAGCGCGCCCAGGCTCTCGCCGAACACCGCCACGCCCAGCGTGGTCG
This portion of the Candidatus Methylomirabilota bacterium genome encodes:
- a CDS encoding adenylate/guanylate cyclase domain-containing protein — encoded protein: MELLYVAPGGVTKGDLAPFDHIHAVNDRPVATGHELQAEVRRHSPGTPIRYLVSRRGQMLEVTSPSRAITTRDFRRYLFDALLPSLLYLGLGAVVLALRPDARETRVFLFFCLTWFCTAGLFIDSWITYRFSLLFLTAWAFAPAAYLHIALRFPRTRPIVHRWKHLIGACYLVSAIFAVAIHVPVGWVGLLVPTLAAAYWAVALLLLTLALLDSARRGGTALVRQRARVLAVGFLCGPLVPVIATAFEVVAGRTVPYLEHLWRLNFLFPVAVAYAMIRYDLFDLRSVIRTSTVYAAVTGVVVALYAGSIASVDLVLASLGMGESKLVPALVIALAVVLLLNPVYRRTQALVDRLFFPERLDVQRTIERVADSMTTQLDLSRIVLVINETIDALLRPQGHALLIFDEAAGAYRPMGADRGAFLALPAEAPLVRLLARRPLPITRERLAEDPSLQDTREECLAALEDLGAALVVPVTFRERVTGLLCLGPRRGGNAYTSEDLRLTRFLANQSAVALENAKAYTALEVANTELQSALRRVQILESIRANLAKFVPRTVQDLIEQAPDAPLLDKREIDVSVLFVDIAGYTRLSERFDLARVNELVERYFGAFLDEILRHGGDVNETAGDGLMVIFRGEDPLTHARAAVLAAEGVLRRAHAINGEIAELTEPIRLHVGVNSGTAAVGATKIEGTAGTRWTYTASGPVTNLAARLAALGEGDTVMVGSETARRLAGRLVMQDWGERRLKNVEGPVRVYALAVAATAASAAP
- a CDS encoding gluconokinase, with product MLVMALDVGTSSTRAACFDAEGRPLPEAEGRVTYAARVAPDGGVVLEAEALMDAVASAVDQALAGAGARAREIAGVGASVFWHSLLALDDARRPLLPVLTWADTRSAEAAAALRARLDGAAVHARTGALLHASYYPARFRWLRERHAGLFARAAVWCGFAEYLLWRLTGVLRASVSMASGTGIFDQDRVAWDAPLLAESAVDAARLPAVDDTPAPGLTPEWAARWPALARVPWFPGWGDGACSNLGSDAAGPGRIALNVGTSAALRLVLSAVPKVPTGLWRYRIDARRALVGGATSEGGNVLAWCRDLLVLPEGDALEAALAARAPDAHRLTVLPFLAGERSPGWRADARATIAGLSLATGGLDIAAALLEAVALRLAIVHERLAPLAGVDHRVIASGGALLHSRAWARMIADAFGHPITLSLEAEASSRGAALRVLEALGAPAPPPAPLGATVAPDPTRHAILRTARDRQQHLYDNVVGSPLS